Genomic DNA from Coregonus clupeaformis isolate EN_2021a chromosome 9, ASM2061545v1, whole genome shotgun sequence:
TCACTATAAATTGGGGCTCCAGATTTGCAATGTTTATCCTCCTAAGACCCAGCAATTCATTTTTTCCTCTCTAGTGGACATCAGTTCTTGGTCCGTATCTCTGAGGCCATACAAGCCACTGTATTAAGTCCTGTTGTCCATTTGAGAGGACATTCTGGGCTTTTCAATGATATCATGTGTGGGGGTGTGACCTTGACAACTTTATCTTCCTGGTTCATTTTATGGACATTTGAAAAGAAGTGTGTGTAATTATGAATTGTATTTTTGTGAGTTTGATATTCAAATTGTTTCTAGTAAATTTATATCTCAGGAATAGTGAAGTGAGTCGTCAGGACTGTGTAATAATGTTTTCACATTAAATAAGAGCTAAATATGAGTTTATCAAGAAATGTCCTCTAGTGGACACCCAGATGCCACAACTATGTATTTCACCTACTGTACCCATTGACTCCATGTAAATTTGTTCATATTTACGTCCTAATGACCACTACAGAGGACAATTTTgcacataaaataaaatatacattATATTTTGTAACATCTTTTCTTGGTAACATTTTTCTTTCACCccaaacaaaaaataataatccaaCACTTTTTTTTCAGGTCTCAGGATTATAGCCTGCCCTTTCTATTGCTGTAGCAGTTAACCGTATCTGTAATGGATCACTGTTGAAATGTTGCAGACCATACTCGCAGTCGAAAACCAGAAGGTCTGGGGAATTCCAGACTTGGAATCTGACAGCCCCACAATGGCATCCGCCTGTGTGCTTCACTCGTTCCACCCTGTGTACAGCAACACAACACATTTTGACTGTTCATGAGGCATGGCATAACTTCAATAACAGTTTAATGATGTTCATAGATCGACAAGACATTGTGCTACGCACCGTTTTTCCATTGCAACATTTAATGAAATTGAATACGAATTCCAGTGTATTCCATTAAATATTTTTGAAATCGATGATCAGAAATGTCAGCAAGTTAAAATCCCTCAAGCACTACCGTAGTTTGTAGGTTGATATTGCAAGAGAAAGTCCCTTATTGCTTGTGAGCAATATGAGATGTCTCTAAATATGGCTCTGCATTACATTGCCAACTTCTGCTGGAACCATGTCCGACTCCACTCCTGCAtgctcttctctcttctttcttgtCACCGTAGGCCCATTCAACTACTGTGGTTTCGTTGCCTCTATCAAAGAGTACCAATATAAAAAAGCTTTTGCATAATCAACACTTGAAATTAATTGTGAACTTGCAGAAATAAATATACAAACACTTAGAGATTGGTTGTGACCAAACAGAGTAGGTTTGGTCTTTTTATTTCAGACACTTTTTGATTTGTTTGAAGAAACAGTTGGCTCAGTAATAGGGGACTGTCTGTTTCTAtctcagctgtgtgtgtctgctaCAGGCTTGGACATGCCTTTGATAGTCTGGTGGTTCTGCATGCTCTCCTCCCACTTCTTTCCACAGAACTTCTCTACTGTCACACTGCGTACCGTACCTGGGTCCAGACAGTGAGGAGCTATGCCTGgggaaaaacaaacacacacatacacaaaccagTCTGTTCACATTCATGCATGGGACACACTCCAACAGCCCATCCTCCCTGTTTTACCACAAATATGACATGGTGCGTCAGCATAAAGAAAAAGTCAACATGAGTGATTGATACTGGTCGTCCTTACCATATCCATCAGGATTGGAGCGTGGGGTGTAGAAACTCTGGACTCCACAGATCCTACAGAATGTGTGCTTGGCAGCGTGTGTATTGAATGTATATGTGGTCAGATGATCCCAACCCTTTAAAACAAGAAAATCAACTAAGTTAAATATTCATTCATTGCAGGATTCACTAGCAATAGCTGTTAGAAACCTCTATACATTGTCCTACCTGTAAAAGGGTAAACTGATTCTTTGCCACAATGAAATGATGGTTCTGCTTCTTGGTGCAAATACTACAACTAGATAAAGAAACATGAGTGAGTCATTTTGTCATACTGCATTTCTCCTCATTAATTACAGAGTATAATGATATTATGTCCAGTTAATAGCAATATAACATAAATTAGTCATGTCAGTTCCCCATCTTTGTGATTTGAACCGATTTTTCTCATTATCAGTCAGAcctgtcccactgggcacagacttcagttcaacgtctagtttttatTGACATTTAGTTGAGTTATCAATTCCTGTGAATGcaacgtgaaatcaaccaaaaagGTCACCctttcattggatttaggtttaaAGGTTGGGTGAAAAAATTACAAAATTCCCTTACTTTATTATTTTTTGCAAATCCCCTTGCCGCGTTCATATACTAGCTGGAACTAAGACATTTCCGACTTGCTATTCGTTGAACACAGCAAGTGTTAACTACAACCAGatagcaagtcggacatttcagagtttcctagttccgactggcacgtgaacgcggcaactcagttttccacgttgattcaacgtcatcaaatTGAATTATTTGGTTGCAATGacttggaaacaacgttgatttaaaccgtttttgcccagtggggtaTCTATTCCATATATAATAAAAGGGAGGCCTAGATGTCCAGTGTTTATTAAACCATTCTGTAGTGGATCCATGTGAAAAGATTAGATTATCTTTGTGTTAGGTATGTCAGGTATTAGGCTACTGTAATATGGTAAAGAACCGGCATACTCGCAATCGAAAACAAGAAGGTCTGGGGAATTCCAGACTTCGAATCTGACAGCCCCACAATGGCATGTGCCTGTGTGCTTCACGTGATCCATTCCCAGTACCACCCTGTATAAAGACAACACAACCAATTTAGACTGTTCGTGATGCATTACTTCATGCTTCTTTTCAAAACTGACAGAGGCTTTTTTTCGGGAGATACGCACCGTTTTCCCGTGCAACGTTTCAATGGTATGGAAAGCGTATTGTGTTCCAGTGTATTGTATTCAATGAAATATTCCACCATCCAAGATACTGACGTGTCACTTAACAAGgttatgccgcgttcaaaacaactgggaactcggaaaaactCGAGGTCAAATCACGAcgtcagtgattttcaggtcggaaagtcggagctctagaaagaggcccgagttcacaagttggaattccgagttggatgaccgttcaaatagatttttcccagtcggagctcgtttttacCGAGttaccagttgttttgaacgcactaaaatcggaagtcggag
This window encodes:
- the LOC121573546 gene encoding centromere protein V isoform X1; this translates as MVEYFIEYNTLEHNTLSIPLKRCTGKRVVLGMDHVKHTGTCHCGAVRFEVWNSPDLLVFDCDCSICTKKQNHHFIVAKNQFTLLQGWDHLTTYTFNTHAAKHTFCRICGVQSFYTPRSNPDGYGIAPHCLDPGTVRSVTVEKFCGKKWEESMQNHQTIKGMSKPVADTHS